A single region of the Bacteroides luhongzhouii genome encodes:
- a CDS encoding sensor histidine kinase, with protein sequence MNDVNRGIFRLLPIFLLLLFGVSSCSQKEERRILVIHSYEETYTAYPEFNRMIAEQFEKEKIDADIRTVYLDCESYWEEPELERMRFLVDSVSKDWRPEVILVNEDQATYSLMKCGVQLGKEVPVVFGGVNYPNWGLLKRHPNVTGFHDKIAFNENISVAKELFGKHVRLFTMLDTTYIDKQIRRDAKEQFKGHKVTGFIDNPELSPEEQIRLTQEEGYTRFMAIPLRNARNHSDATFMWVLNRSYRDQCYIQLKRDYTTINIGSICGSPSLTAINEAFGFGEKLLGGYITSLPIQVEEEVKAAVRILHGAIPSDMPIVESQKEYVVDWNTMTQIGLSKESIPAKYRIINIPFRDEYPFLWGALVVSFVLFLILLFASLWWLYLREQMRKKQALIALADEKETLSLAIEGGMTYAWRLDNGRFVFEDAFWCSQGLNPRQLSYKEFMSFIHPDHWEGVKFNWRNLKSAHKKIVQELCNFDGKGYQWWEFRYTTKQLPGGEYKTAGLLLNVQDIKDREEELEAARLLAEKAELKQSFLANMSHEIRTPLNSIVGFANILALEEGLTSVEREEYISTINKNSELLLKLINDILELSRIESGYMSFSFKKCKVKELIDDVYMTHQVLIAPRLEFLKEVDDTPLEINVDRERLIQVLTNFLNNAGKFTETGYIKLGYNYLPDEGKVQIYVEDTGRGIPREEQRMIFSRFYKQNEFSQGAGLGLSICQVIIEKLGGKIELKSEIGKGSRFTVILPCRVVS encoded by the coding sequence ATGAATGATGTGAATAGAGGAATTTTCAGATTGCTCCCTATATTTTTATTGCTCCTTTTTGGGGTGAGTAGTTGTTCTCAAAAAGAAGAACGACGTATTCTAGTTATCCACTCTTATGAGGAGACTTACACAGCTTATCCGGAATTTAACCGGATGATAGCCGAGCAATTTGAGAAAGAAAAAATAGATGCTGATATTCGTACCGTTTATTTAGATTGTGAGTCTTATTGGGAAGAACCGGAGTTGGAGCGAATGCGCTTCCTGGTTGATTCCGTTTCGAAAGACTGGCGACCGGAAGTGATTCTGGTGAATGAAGATCAAGCTACCTATTCATTGATGAAATGTGGGGTTCAGTTGGGCAAAGAAGTACCTGTGGTATTTGGTGGTGTCAATTACCCGAATTGGGGATTGTTGAAACGCCATCCTAATGTGACGGGTTTCCATGATAAAATCGCCTTTAATGAGAATATCAGTGTGGCAAAAGAACTTTTCGGTAAGCATGTCCGGTTGTTTACCATGCTCGATACCACTTATATCGATAAACAAATCAGAAGAGACGCAAAGGAACAGTTTAAAGGTCATAAAGTGACCGGATTTATTGATAACCCCGAACTTTCTCCTGAAGAACAGATACGTTTGACGCAGGAAGAAGGTTATACTCGTTTTATGGCTATTCCTTTACGTAATGCCAGAAACCATTCGGACGCTACCTTTATGTGGGTGTTGAACAGAAGCTATCGCGATCAATGCTACATTCAGTTGAAACGTGATTACACCACCATTAATATTGGAAGCATCTGTGGCAGTCCCAGTCTGACAGCCATCAATGAAGCTTTTGGATTTGGTGAGAAATTGCTGGGCGGATACATCACTTCGTTGCCTATTCAGGTGGAAGAAGAGGTGAAAGCTGCCGTTCGTATATTGCATGGCGCAATCCCGTCGGACATGCCTATTGTTGAAAGCCAGAAAGAATATGTTGTAGATTGGAATACAATGACGCAAATAGGCTTGAGTAAAGAAAGTATTCCTGCTAAATATCGTATTATCAATATTCCGTTCAGAGACGAATACCCATTTTTGTGGGGAGCCCTAGTCGTTTCATTTGTTCTTTTCCTGATTTTACTTTTTGCTTCTCTTTGGTGGCTATACCTTCGGGAACAGATGAGGAAAAAACAGGCTCTTATAGCATTGGCTGATGAAAAAGAAACATTGTCATTAGCCATTGAGGGTGGAATGACGTATGCCTGGAGATTGGATAACGGTCGTTTTGTTTTTGAAGATGCATTCTGGTGTTCACAAGGGCTAAATCCTAGACAACTTTCGTATAAAGAATTCATGAGTTTTATCCATCCCGATCATTGGGAGGGAGTGAAGTTCAACTGGCGAAATCTGAAAAGTGCTCATAAAAAAATTGTGCAGGAGCTTTGTAACTTTGACGGCAAAGGCTATCAGTGGTGGGAGTTCCGTTATACCACCAAACAGCTACCCGGAGGCGAATATAAAACCGCAGGTTTGTTGCTGAATGTGCAGGATATAAAAGACCGTGAAGAGGAGTTGGAAGCTGCACGCTTATTGGCTGAAAAGGCGGAATTGAAACAATCATTCCTCGCAAATATGAGCCATGAGATACGTACTCCACTTAATTCAATCGTAGGCTTTGCCAATATACTGGCATTGGAAGAAGGATTGACTTCCGTAGAACGCGAAGAGTATATCAGTACTATTAATAAGAACAGTGAGTTATTGCTCAAGCTGATTAATGATATCCTGGAACTTTCCCGTATCGAATCAGGATATATGTCTTTCTCATTCAAGAAGTGCAAGGTGAAAGAGTTGATTGACGATGTCTATATGACACACCAAGTGCTGATTGCCCCACGTCTGGAATTCCTGAAAGAAGTGGATGATACTCCTTTGGAAATCAACGTGGACAGAGAACGTTTGATACAAGTGCTGACAAACTTCCTGAATAACGCCGGTAAGTTTACAGAAACCGGATATATCAAGTTAGGATATAACTATCTGCCGGATGAAGGCAAAGTACAGATTTATGTAGAAGATACCGGAAGAGGGATTCCACGAGAAGAACAACGAATGATTTTCAGCCGTTTCTACAAACAAAACGAATTCTCGCAGGGAGCAGGATTGGGACTTTCTATTTGTCAGGTGATAATAGAGAAGCTGGGTGGAAAGATCGAACTCAAGTCCGAAATAGGCAAGGGAAGCCGCTTTACGGTCATCCTTCCTTGTCGGGTGGTATCTTGA
- a CDS encoding ferritin, which translates to MISEKLQNAINEQITAEMWSANLYLAMSFYFEKEGFSGFAHWMKKQSQEEMGHAYAMADYIIKRGGTAKVDKIDVVPNGWGTPLEVFEHVYKHECHVSQLVDKLVDVAAAEKDKATQDFLWGFVREQVEEEATAQGIVDKVKKAGDTGIFFVDSQLGQR; encoded by the coding sequence ATGATTTCAGAAAAATTACAGAATGCAATTAACGAACAGATTACTGCTGAAATGTGGTCTGCTAACCTGTATTTAGCAATGTCTTTCTATTTTGAGAAAGAAGGTTTCAGCGGTTTTGCTCATTGGATGAAAAAGCAATCCCAGGAAGAAATGGGACATGCTTATGCAATGGCAGATTATATCATCAAACGTGGAGGAACTGCTAAAGTGGATAAAATAGATGTTGTTCCTAACGGATGGGGTACACCACTCGAAGTTTTTGAACACGTTTACAAACATGAATGTCATGTTTCTCAATTGGTGGACAAGCTGGTAGACGTAGCAGCTGCTGAAAAGGATAAAGCAACACAGGATTTCTTGTGGGGATTTGTTCGTGAACAAGTAGAAGAAGAAGCTACAGCGCAAGGCATTGTTGATAAAGTCAAGAAAGCCGGTGATACCGGAATTTTCTTCGTAGATTCACAATTGGGACAGCGTTAA
- the lysA gene encoding diaminopimelate decarboxylase, producing the protein MKGIFPIDKFRTLQTPFYYYDTKVLRDTLSAINHEVAKYPNYSVHYAVKANANPKVLTIIRESGMGADCVSGGEIRAAIRAGFPANKVVFAGVGKADWEINLGLEYGIFCFNVESIPELEVINELAAAQNKIANVAFRINPDVGAHTHANITTGLAENKFGISMQDMDKVIDVAQEMKNVKFIGLHFHIGSQILDMGDFVALCNRVNELQDKLEARRILVEHINVGGGLGIDYGHPNRQAIPNFKDYFATYAGQLKLRPYQTLHFELGRAVVGQCGSLISKVLYVKQGTRKKFAILDAGMTDLIRPALYQAFHKMENITSEEPLEAYDVVGPICESSDVFGKAIDLNKVKRGDLIALRSAGAYGEIMASGYNCRELPKGYTSDELV; encoded by the coding sequence ATGAAGGGAATATTTCCAATCGATAAATTCCGTACTTTGCAGACACCTTTCTATTATTACGATACCAAAGTGCTGCGTGATACATTGTCGGCTATTAACCATGAGGTTGCCAAATATCCTAATTATTCAGTGCATTACGCTGTTAAAGCCAATGCCAACCCGAAAGTACTTACCATTATCCGTGAGAGCGGAATGGGAGCCGACTGTGTGAGCGGCGGAGAAATCCGTGCCGCTATTCGTGCCGGATTCCCTGCCAATAAAGTTGTTTTCGCAGGAGTTGGCAAAGCCGACTGGGAAATCAATCTCGGACTGGAGTATGGCATCTTCTGTTTCAATGTCGAGTCTATCCCCGAACTGGAAGTAATCAATGAATTGGCTGCTGCTCAAAATAAAATTGCCAATGTTGCTTTCCGCATCAATCCCGATGTCGGTGCACATACACATGCCAATATAACTACCGGTTTGGCAGAAAACAAATTCGGTATCAGTATGCAGGACATGGACAAGGTGATAGACGTAGCACAAGAGATGAAAAACGTAAAGTTTATCGGTCTTCACTTTCACATTGGTTCGCAGATTCTGGATATGGGTGATTTCGTGGCCCTCTGCAATCGTGTCAATGAGTTGCAGGACAAACTGGAAGCACGGAGAATTCTGGTAGAACATATCAACGTAGGTGGTGGCTTGGGTATTGATTACGGACACCCCAACCGTCAGGCTATCCCGAATTTCAAAGATTACTTTGCTACCTATGCCGGACAATTGAAATTGCGTCCTTATCAGACATTGCATTTTGAGCTGGGACGTGCTGTTGTAGGCCAGTGTGGTTCTTTGATATCCAAGGTCCTTTATGTAAAACAAGGAACACGGAAGAAATTTGCCATCCTTGATGCAGGTATGACCGATCTGATCCGTCCGGCTTTGTATCAGGCATTCCATAAAATGGAAAATATAACTTCTGAAGAACCGTTGGAAGCATACGATGTAGTAGGGCCGATCTGTGAATCGTCAGATGTTTTCGGAAAAGCAATTGATTTGAACAAAGTGAAGCGTGGTGACTTGATAGCTCTTCGCTCTGCCGGTGCTTATGGCGAAATTATGGCTTCCGGATACAACTGCCGTGAACTGCCAAAAGGATATACTTCTGACGAACTGGTGTAA
- a CDS encoding aspartate kinase encodes MKVLKFGGTSVGSAQRMKEVAKLITDGEQKIVVLSAMSGTTNTLVEISDYLYKKNPEGANEIINKLEMKYKQHIDELFATQEYKQKGLEVVKSHFDYIRSYTKDLFTLFEEKVVLAQGELISTAMVNFYLQECGVKSVLLPALEFMRTDKNAEPDPVYIKDKLRAQLELYPDAEIYITQGFICRNAYGEIDNLQRGGSDYTASLIGAAVNASEIQIWTDIDGMHNNDPRIVDKTAPVRQLHFEEAAELAYFGAKILHPTCIQPAKYANIPVRLLNTMDPDAPGTLISNDTEKGKIKAVAAKENITAIKIKSSRMLLAHGFLRKVFEIFESYQTSIDMICTSEVGVSVTIDNTKHLNEILDDLKKYGTVTVDKDMCIICVVGDLEWENVGFEAKALDAMRNIPVRMISFGGSNYNISFLIRECDKKVALQSLSDMLFNDK; translated from the coding sequence ATGAAAGTTTTAAAGTTTGGAGGAACTTCCGTAGGTTCTGCTCAGCGCATGAAGGAAGTAGCCAAATTGATTACCGATGGTGAACAAAAGATTGTTGTTCTTTCTGCTATGTCAGGAACAACAAACACATTGGTGGAAATTTCGGACTATCTGTATAAGAAGAATCCGGAGGGTGCCAACGAGATTATCAATAAGCTGGAAATGAAATATAAACAGCACATTGATGAGCTTTTTGCAACCCAGGAATATAAACAGAAAGGTCTTGAAGTTGTCAAATCCCACTTCGACTACATCCGCTCCTATACTAAAGACCTTTTCACTTTGTTCGAAGAGAAAGTGGTTTTGGCACAGGGGGAGCTTATTTCTACGGCGATGGTAAACTTCTACCTGCAGGAATGTGGTGTGAAGTCTGTGTTGCTTCCGGCTTTGGAATTCATGCGTACTGACAAGAACGCAGAACCGGATCCTGTATATATTAAGGATAAGTTGCGCGCACAGCTCGAACTCTATCCGGATGCAGAAATCTACATTACACAAGGTTTCATCTGTCGCAATGCTTACGGTGAGATAGACAATCTGCAACGTGGTGGTAGTGACTACACAGCTTCTCTGATTGGAGCCGCAGTAAACGCTTCCGAAATCCAGATTTGGACAGATATCGACGGTATGCACAATAACGACCCGCGTATTGTTGACAAGACCGCTCCGGTACGTCAGCTTCACTTTGAAGAAGCAGCCGAGTTGGCTTACTTCGGTGCAAAAATCCTGCACCCTACCTGTATCCAGCCCGCTAAATATGCCAATATCCCTGTTCGTCTGTTGAATACAATGGATCCGGATGCTCCGGGCACGCTGATTTCCAACGATACGGAAAAAGGTAAAATCAAGGCAGTAGCCGCAAAAGAAAACATTACTGCTATCAAGATCAAATCCAGCCGTATGTTATTGGCTCACGGTTTCCTGCGTAAGGTATTCGAAATCTTCGAAAGCTATCAGACATCTATCGATATGATCTGTACTTCAGAGGTGGGTGTATCTGTAACAATCGATAACACGAAGCATCTTAACGAGATTCTGGACGATCTGAAAAAATACGGAACAGTAACCGTTGATAAAGATATGTGTATCATCTGCGTTGTAGGTGACCTTGAATGGGAAAATGTCGGTTTTGAAGCGAAAGCACTTGATGCGATGCGGAATATACCGGTGCGAATGATCTCGTTCGGAGGAAGTAACTACAATATCTCCTTCCTCATTCGGGAATGCGATAAGAAAGTAGCTTTACAGTCGTTGAGCGATATGCTTTTCAACGACAAATAA
- a CDS encoding cell division ATP-binding protein FtsE, which produces MDDEALIQYKNVEIHQQELCVLSDVNLELHKGEFVYLIGKVGSGKTSLLKTLYGELDVIDGEAEVLGYNMRSIKRKHIPQLRRKLGIVFQDFQLLTDRTVYNNLEFVLRATGWKNKQEIQDRIEEVLQLVGMSNKGYKLPNELSGGEQQRIVIARAVLNSPAIILADEPTGNLDVETGKAIVELLRNICESGSSVVMTTHNLQLLKEYPGRVYRCADHQIVDVTAEYMPRQRTIEIDLNIDN; this is translated from the coding sequence ATGGATGACGAGGCGTTGATTCAATATAAGAACGTAGAAATCCATCAACAGGAACTCTGTGTGCTAAGCGACGTAAATCTGGAATTGCACAAAGGAGAGTTCGTCTATTTGATCGGAAAAGTAGGCTCGGGAAAAACGAGTTTGCTCAAGACCTTGTATGGCGAACTGGACGTAATTGACGGTGAAGCGGAAGTGTTGGGTTATAACATGCGTTCTATCAAACGTAAACATATCCCGCAATTGCGCCGGAAATTAGGCATTGTCTTTCAGGATTTTCAGTTGCTCACAGACCGAACTGTATATAATAATCTGGAATTTGTGCTTCGTGCCACAGGCTGGAAAAACAAACAGGAAATCCAAGACCGCATTGAAGAAGTGCTTCAATTGGTGGGAATGTCCAACAAAGGTTATAAGCTCCCGAACGAGCTTTCCGGTGGAGAGCAACAACGCATTGTGATTGCACGTGCCGTACTCAATTCTCCCGCTATTATTCTGGCGGATGAACCCACCGGAAATTTGGATGTAGAGACAGGTAAAGCCATTGTTGAATTGTTGCGCAATATCTGTGAATCCGGCTCATCCGTAGTGATGACAACGCACAATCTGCAATTGCTAAAAGAGTATCCGGGCAGGGTATATCGTTGTGCCGACCATCAGATTGTAGATGTGACAGCCGAATACATGCCCAGACAGAGAACAATAGAAATAGATTTAAATATAGATAACTAA
- the hisIE gene encoding bifunctional phosphoribosyl-AMP cyclohydrolase/phosphoribosyl-ATP diphosphatase HisIE: MELDFDKMNGLVPAIIQDNETRKVLMLGFMNKEAYDKTVETGKVTFFSRTKNRLWTKGEESGNFLHVVSIKADCDNDTLLIQVDPVGPVCHIGTDTCWGEKNEEPVMFLKVLQDFIDKRHEEMPEGSYTTSLFQSGINKIAQKVGEEAVETVIEATNGTDERLIYEGADLIYHMIVLLTSKGYRLEDLARELQERHSSTWKKH; the protein is encoded by the coding sequence ATGGAATTGGATTTCGATAAAATGAACGGACTTGTTCCGGCTATCATACAGGACAACGAGACACGTAAAGTCTTGATGCTGGGTTTCATGAATAAAGAAGCTTATGATAAAACGGTAGAAACCGGAAAGGTGACATTTTTTAGCCGTACCAAGAACCGTTTGTGGACAAAAGGCGAAGAAAGCGGTAACTTCCTTCATGTTGTATCTATAAAGGCCGATTGCGACAATGATACACTATTGATTCAGGTAGATCCGGTAGGCCCCGTGTGCCACATAGGTACAGATACTTGTTGGGGTGAGAAAAACGAAGAACCGGTTATGTTCCTGAAAGTATTGCAAGATTTCATAGACAAACGTCATGAAGAAATGCCTGAAGGGTCTTATACTACCAGTCTGTTTCAGTCGGGAATCAATAAGATAGCTCAAAAAGTAGGTGAAGAAGCTGTAGAAACAGTAATTGAAGCAACAAACGGTACTGACGAACGTTTGATCTACGAAGGAGCCGACCTTATTTATCACATGATTGTATTGCTTACTTCAAAAGGCTATCGTCTCGAAGACCTTGCACGTGAATTGCAGGAAAGACACAGCAGTACATGGAAGAAGCACTAA
- the hisF gene encoding imidazole glycerol phosphate synthase subunit HisF codes for MLAKRIVPCLDIKDGQTVKGTNFVNLRQAGDPVELGRAYSEQGADELVFLDITASHEGRKTFTELVKRIAANINIPFTVGGGINELSDVDRLLNAGADKISINSSAIRNPQLIDEIAKNFGSQVCVLAVDAKQTENGWKCYLNGGRIETDKDLFEWTKEAQERGAGEILFTSMNHDGVKAGYANDALAALADQLSIPIIASGGAGCKEHFRDVFLQGKADAALAASVFHFGEIKIPELKSYLCGEGITIR; via the coding sequence GTGTTAGCAAAAAGAATAGTACCTTGTCTGGATATAAAAGACGGACAAACTGTGAAAGGAACGAATTTTGTCAATTTGCGCCAAGCTGGTGATCCGGTAGAGTTAGGCCGTGCTTACAGTGAACAAGGAGCAGATGAACTTGTTTTTCTGGATATCACCGCAAGTCATGAAGGACGTAAGACTTTTACGGAATTGGTAAAACGGATTGCTGCTAATATCAATATCCCATTTACCGTAGGTGGCGGCATCAACGAATTAAGTGATGTAGACCGCCTGTTGAATGCAGGGGCGGATAAGATCTCTATCAATTCTTCCGCTATCCGTAATCCTCAATTGATTGACGAGATTGCAAAGAATTTCGGTTCGCAGGTTTGTGTGTTGGCAGTAGATGCCAAACAAACCGAAAATGGTTGGAAATGTTACTTGAATGGAGGACGTATCGAAACGGATAAAGACTTGTTTGAGTGGACAAAAGAAGCTCAGGAACGCGGAGCAGGAGAGATTCTCTTCACAAGCATGAATCACGATGGTGTAAAGGCCGGTTATGCAAATGATGCACTTGCCGCTTTGGCGGATCAGCTTTCCATTCCTATCATTGCTTCGGGAGGTGCGGGGTGTAAAGAGCACTTCCGCGATGTCTTTTTACAAGGAAAGGCGGATGCTGCATTGGCTGCCAGCGTTTTTCACTTCGGAGAAATTAAAATTCCCGAATTAAAATCGTATCTTTGCGGCGAAGGAATTACTATCAGGTAA